A stretch of Henckelia pumila isolate YLH828 chromosome 4, ASM3356847v2, whole genome shotgun sequence DNA encodes these proteins:
- the LOC140864030 gene encoding uncharacterized protein: protein MNSRVGTIINSKKAPLFPQNGKKMEMDGGKLQKADKTRVNRRRSARERKLALLEDVDNLKKKLRHEENVHRALERAFNRPLGALPRLPPYLPQYTLELLAEVAVLEEEVVRLEEQVVNFRQGLYQEAVCLSSKKSADDLRSSSGKRHSRSLSQNEASLGSIVPRSVPRLSRSSTTRKSDGLNDIASSCSEITNAKQLQNIPALNLENRFGKENGSSPDKKSMVIGTPVKRQQKTDSINNDNSLKMQNRILEQAQESSTSSDDHMESEANKTSAEILKCLISIFVRLSSSKGKDPESFSSLETSEFGETALESDFRDPYFNSSEFKKRDVGAYKHFYAVEAGSFDPNRKTDASFQIRRLKILLDKLASVKLESLNHQQKLAFWINVYNSCIMNAFLEHGIPESPDTIVALAQKATINVGGFVLTGIMIEHFILRLPYHLKYTCAKAWKNEEMKVFKAFGLEWSEPLVTFALSCGSWSSPAVRAYTASQIEAELETAKRDYLQATVGISSSTNKLIVPKLLDWYLLDFAKDLDALLDWVCLQLPDQLRNGAVKCLEAKGKEPLSKLVQFMPYNFTFRYLIYMPQMKSVQVHV from the exons ATGAACAGTAGAGTTGGCACCATTATTAATTCCAAGAAAGCACCTTTGTTTCctcaaaat GGGAAGAAAATGGAAATGGATGGAGGCAAATTGCAAAAAGCGGACAAAACAAGGGTGAATCGGCGCCGGTCAGCAAGGGAAAGAAAACTGGCCTTGTTAGAAGAT GTTGATAATCTGAAGAAGAAGCTGAGACATGAAGAGAATGTCCACAGAGCTTTAGAGAGAGCTTTTAATAGACCTTTAGGAGCTCTGCCTCGTCTTCCTCCTTATCTCCCTCAATAT ACACTCGAGCTTCTAGCCGAGGTGGCTGTGTTAGAAGAGGAGGTGGTACGGCTGGAAGAACAAGTGGTGAATTTCAGACAAGGCCTATATCAAGAAGCTGTCTGCTTGTCCTCCAAAAAGAGTGCAGATGATCTGAGATCATCCTCGGGCAAAAGGCACTCAAGATCCTTGTCACAAAATGAAGCTAGTTTAGGATCAATCGTCCCACGATCTGTTCCTCGTCTTTCAAGGAGTTCTACGACTAGAAAATCCGACGGTCTCAACGATATTGCAAGTTCTTGCTCTGAGATAACAAATGCGAAACAACTTCAGAACATTCCAGCTTTGAATTTAGAAAATAGGTTCGGAAAAGAGAATGGATCGTCACCAGATAAGAAGTCTATGGTTATAGGCACCCCTGTGAAGAGGCAACAAAAGACTGACTCGATAAATAATGATAATTCCCTTAAGATGCag AATAGAATTTTAGAGCAAGCACAGGAGAGCTCCACAAGTTCTGATGATCATATGGAGAGTGAGGCGAATAAAACGTCTGCGGAAATCTTGAAGTGTTTGATCAGTATCTTTGTTAGATTAAGTTCATCAAAAGGAAAAGATCCGGAGTCCTTTTCTTCTCTAGAAACAAGTGAATTTGGTGAAACTGCCCTTGAATCAGACTTCCGAGATCCTTATTTCAATTCTTCTGAATTCAAGAAACGAGATGTTGGTGCCTACAAGCATTTTTATGCAGTGGAAGCTGGTTCATTTGATCCCAATAGGAAAACAGATGCATCGTTTCAGATTCGTAGACTGAA GATTCTTCTTGACAAGCTAGCATCTGTGAAGCTGGAGAGTTTAAACCATCAGCAGAAGCTTGCTTTCTGGATAAATGTGTACAATTCGTGCATCATGAAT GCATTTTTAGAGCATGGGATACCCGAGAGTCCGGACACCATTGTAGCACTGGCACAAAAG GCGACAATAAATGTTGGGGGATTCGTTCTAACTGGAATAATGATAGAACACTTTATCCTGAGACTACCGTATCATTTGAAATAT ACGTGCGCGAAAGCTTGGAAGAACGAAGAAATGAAGGTTTTCAAAGCATTTGGTTTGGAATGGTCAGAACCTTTAGTCACATTTGCTCTCTCATGTGGAAGTTGGTCCTCCCCGGCT GTGAGAGCGTACACTGCATCTCAAATAGAGGCAGAACTGGAAACAGCCAAAAGAGATTATCTACAAGCAACTGTTGGGATTTCATCATCAACCAACAAGTTAATAGTTCCCAAGTTGTTAGATTGGTATCTTCTCGATTTCGCTAAGGACTTGGACGCACTACTAGACTGGGTTTGCCTGCAGCTACCGGACCAGCTCCGGAACGGAGCAGTCAAATGCCTGGAGGCAAAAGGGAAAGAGCCACTCTCAAAATTAGTTCAGTTTATGCCTTACAATTTTACTTTTCGGTATCTTATATATATGCCGCAAATGAAAAGCGTTCAAGTTCATGTATAA
- the LOC140860775 gene encoding uncharacterized protein, producing the protein MMFLCIGWGRVKIGMVAGGGMMAMGLLEVGDGAASAESWCIFELRWSSACTESNHSPDSERYTEIELPVYSPSSGVGIVNLSNSVTLDVASASLQSLKPVDFNLEPDLGSSSESDSDGIPGETVSHPLSRESVSYVCRCKGIPRSCDIIVPCPGDSRHSPPAGFFTVYVEHLNSGFSIPPCPVLIGLIKSLGVSLSQLTPNALLYFFGFRHQDLFLSFNHNVGLWGSLNENFDPRCLVSAGNQIDLSKLRHRENTSGRPLPWSGPKHKGNGRDASDRVSESVPRAGVSRGVVPRGRQGHSIPSLPDERSSGAGAIDHRRGASKRPMEEGKKGGEVLPADPAKKLREASSSSVRKARPHPLLLDGVNRDGAESFWDSSDFEIGLRRGAKVVGDHDLNHLIPRSSSILRHSIALGSCQILSAVRALEAREDKAQADEAKILKELAKLKEDVVRLEASEVRAKEEILRLGGENSSIKEELRQWPEKLGVKEKEGETLRSELSALYERHYTEVQTGAGFLSSPPGLQLQRSLEERAVESFCASAAFEEEVFRRAYAIHDELILESRRILREQHVSKNVVKMIGAGFPDPDMGPTDMPRVAAPLDDFGDFEIIEALNSLQGDDAPGVP; encoded by the exons ACTGAGTCCAATCATAGCCCTGATTCTGAGCGATACACTGAAATTGAATTGCCGGTTTACAGTCCCAGCTCAGGTGTAGGTATCGTCAATTTGAGTAATTCTGTCACACTTGACGTTGCGTCGGCATCATTACAGAGCCTAAAGCCTGTCGATTTTAATCTTGAGCCCGACCTTGGTTCTTCTAGCGAGTCAGACAGTGATGGGATTCCTGGTGAGACGGTGTCCCATCCTTTGTCTCGTGAAAGCGTTTCTTATGTGTGCCGCTGCAAAGGAATACCCAGATCTTGCGACATTATAGTTCCGTGCCCCGGTGACTCTCGTCACTCTCCGCCTGCTGGTTTTTTCACAGTTTATGTTGAACACTTAAACAGCGGTTTCTCAATTCCTCCATGCCCTGTCTTGATAGGGTTAATAAAAAGTTTAGGCGTTAGTCTCAGTCAGTTGACTCCTAATGCCCTTCTGTATTTTTTCGGATTTCGACATCAA GATCTATTCTTGAGCTTCAATCACAATGTCGGTCTCTGGGGCTCTTTAAACGAAAATTTTGACCCTCGGTGTTTAGTTAGTGCTG GTAACCAGATTGACCTGAGTAAGCTCCGTCATCGGGAGAATACGTCCGGTCGCCCTCTTCCTTGGAGTGGGCCGAAGCACAAGGGAAATGGGAGAGATGCATCTGATCGTGTTTCTGAGTCAGTTCCCCGTGCTGGAGTGAGCCGAGGCGTGGTACCACGAGGACGCCAGGGCCATAGTATCCCTTCCTTGCCTGATGAGAGATCTTCGGGTGCCGGTGCTATTGATCACCGGAGGGGGGCGAGCAAGAGGCCGATGGAGGAGGGTAAAAAAGGGGGTGAAGTCCTTCCTGCTGATCCTGCGAAGAAACTTCGGGAGGCTTCATCCTCTTCGGTGAGGAAAGCGAGACCACACCCCTTGCTTCTTGACGGGGTGAATAGGGATGGTGCAGAGTCCTTCTGGGACTCCAGTGATTTTGAGATTGGCCTTAGGCGGGGGGCCAAGGTAGTAGGGGATCATGATTTGAACCATTTGATCCCTCGATCCTCTTCGATCCTACGCCACTCTATTGCCCTTGGTTCTTGTCAG ATTTTGTCGGCTGTACGAGCTCTGGAGGCTCGAGAAGACAAGGCTCAAGCTGACGAGGCTAAGATTCTGAAGGAGTTGGCCAAACTGAAGGAAGATGTTGTTCGCCTTGAAGCTTCGGAGGTTAGGGCGAAGGAAGAGATTCTCCGTTTGGGAGGGGAGAATTCTAGCATTAAGGAAGAACTCCGTCAGTGGCCGGAGAAGCTTGGTGTGAAGGAAAAGGAGGGGGAGACTCTTCGTTCTGAGCTTAGTGCTCTTTATGAGAGGCACTATACTGAGGTACAGACTGGAGCTGGGTTTTTGTCCTCCCCTCCGGGGTTGCAGTTGCAGAGGAGTTTGGAGGAGAGGGCTGTTGAATCATTTTGCGCCTCCGCTGCTTTTGAGGAGGAAGTTTTTCGGCGTGCTTATGCGATTCATGATGAGTTGATACTTGAGAGCCGCCGAATTCTTCGCGAGCAGCATGTTTCGAAGAATGTGGTCAAGATGATTGGCGCTGGTTTTCCGGATCCGGACATGGGACCGACTGATATGCCGAGGGTAGCTGCGccccttgatgattttggtgaCTTCGAGATTATAGAGGCTTTGAACTCCCTCCAGGGAGATGATGCTCCTGGTGTTCCATGA